The following are encoded together in the Chlorocebus sabaeus isolate Y175 chromosome 20, mChlSab1.0.hap1, whole genome shotgun sequence genome:
- the DUSP12 gene encoding dual specificity protein phosphatase 12 isoform X1 has protein sequence MLEAPGPSHGCEPCNPSASRATCAGQMLEVQPGLYLGGVAAVAEPDHLREAGITAVLTVDSEEPSFKAGPGVEGLWRLFVPALDKPETDLLSHLDRCVAFIGQARAEGRAVLVHCHAGVSRSVAIITAFLMKTDLLPFEKAYEKLQILKPEAKMNEGFEWQLKLYQAMGYEVDTSSAIYKQYRLQKVTEKYPELQNLPQELFAVDPTTVSQGLKDEVLYKCRKCRRSLFRSSSILDHHEGSGPIAFAHKRMTPSFMLTTGRQAQCTSYFIEPVRWMESALLGVMDGQLLCPKCSAKLGSFNWYGEQCSCGRWITPAFQIHKNRVDEMKILPVLRSQTRKI, from the exons ATGTTGGAGGCTCCGGGCCCGAGTCATGGCTGCGAGCCCTGCAACCCCAGTGCCAGCAGAGCCACCTGCGCCGGGCAGATGCTGGAAGTGCAGCCAGGACTGTATCTCGGTGGGGTCGCGGCCGTCGCGGAGCCAGACCACTTGAGGGAAGCGGGCATCACGGCCGTGCTAACGGTGGACTCGGAGGAGCCCAGCTTCAAGGCGGGGCCTGGGGTCGAGGGTCTGTGGCGCCTCTTCGTGCCAGCGCTGGACAAACCCGAGACCGATCTGCTCAGCCATCTGGACCGGTGCGTGGCCTTCATCGGTCAGGCCCGCGCTGAGGGCCGTGCGGTGTTGGTGCACTG TCACGCAGGAGTCAGTCGAAGTGTGGCCATAATAACTGCTTTTCTCATGAAGACTGACCTACTTCCCTTTGAAAAAGCCTATGAAAAGCTCCAGATTCTCAAACCAGAGGCCAA GATGAATGAGGGGTTTGAGTGGCAACTGAAATTATACCAGGCAATGGGATATGAAGTGGATACCTCTAGTGCAATTTATAAGCAATATCGTTTACAAAAGGTTACAGAGAAGTATCCAG AATTGCAGAATTTACCTCAAGAACTCTTTGCTGTTGACCCAACCACGGTTTCACAAGGATTGAAAGATGAGGTTCTCTACAAGTGTAGAAAGTGcag GCGATCCTTATTTCGAAGTTCTAGTATTCTGGATCACCATGAAGGAAGTGGACCTATAGCCTTTGCACACAAGAGAATGACACCATCTTTCATGCTTACCACAGGGAGACAAGCTCAATGTACATCTTATTTCATTGAACCTGTACGGTGGATGGAATCTGCTTTGTTGGGAGTGATGGATGGACAG CTTCTTTGCCCAAAATGCAGTGCCAAGTTGGGTTCCTTCAACTGGTATGGTGAACAGTGCTCGTGTGGTAGGTGGATAACACCTGCTTTTCAAATACATAAGAACAGAGtggatgaaatgaaaatattgccTGTTTTGAGAtcacaaacaagaaaaatatga
- the DUSP12 gene encoding dual specificity protein phosphatase 12 isoform X2 → MLEAPGPSHGCEPCNPSASRATCAGQMLEVQPGLYLGGVAAVAEPDHLREAGITAVLTVDSEEPSFKAGPGVEGLWRLFVPALDKPETDLLSHLDRCVAFIGQARAEGRAVLVHCHAGVSRSVAIITAFLMKTDLLPFEKAYEKLQILKPEAKMNEGFEWQLKLYQAMGYEVDTSSAIYKQYRLQKVTEKYPGRQAQCTSYFIEPVRWMESALLGVMDGQLLCPKCSAKLGSFNWYGEQCSCGRWITPAFQIHKNRVDEMKILPVLRSQTRKI, encoded by the exons ATGTTGGAGGCTCCGGGCCCGAGTCATGGCTGCGAGCCCTGCAACCCCAGTGCCAGCAGAGCCACCTGCGCCGGGCAGATGCTGGAAGTGCAGCCAGGACTGTATCTCGGTGGGGTCGCGGCCGTCGCGGAGCCAGACCACTTGAGGGAAGCGGGCATCACGGCCGTGCTAACGGTGGACTCGGAGGAGCCCAGCTTCAAGGCGGGGCCTGGGGTCGAGGGTCTGTGGCGCCTCTTCGTGCCAGCGCTGGACAAACCCGAGACCGATCTGCTCAGCCATCTGGACCGGTGCGTGGCCTTCATCGGTCAGGCCCGCGCTGAGGGCCGTGCGGTGTTGGTGCACTG TCACGCAGGAGTCAGTCGAAGTGTGGCCATAATAACTGCTTTTCTCATGAAGACTGACCTACTTCCCTTTGAAAAAGCCTATGAAAAGCTCCAGATTCTCAAACCAGAGGCCAA GATGAATGAGGGGTTTGAGTGGCAACTGAAATTATACCAGGCAATGGGATATGAAGTGGATACCTCTAGTGCAATTTATAAGCAATATCGTTTACAAAAGGTTACAGAGAAGTATCCAG GGAGACAAGCTCAATGTACATCTTATTTCATTGAACCTGTACGGTGGATGGAATCTGCTTTGTTGGGAGTGATGGATGGACAG CTTCTTTGCCCAAAATGCAGTGCCAAGTTGGGTTCCTTCAACTGGTATGGTGAACAGTGCTCGTGTGGTAGGTGGATAACACCTGCTTTTCAAATACATAAGAACAGAGtggatgaaatgaaaatattgccTGTTTTGAGAtcacaaacaagaaaaatatga